GCTTTTCAGTAGCTCACATTGCGTTCCATCTTTCACGGATTTATAAAATAATTGAGCGCAGCTTTCTACAATAATTACGGCAACTGTCCACAGCTCCATACTGGAATTAAAATACCGCACTTTTCTAAAAAGGGTATCTCCCCAATTCTTTTTTAGGCGTGGAACTGCAATTAAATCGAGATAGGTTCCAAGATTATTTCCATGCTTTTGTTCCTCTTTAATAAAAAGTTTAACAGCTTCGGGATAATAGGGATCCTGTATTCTTTTTGAATAGGCTGTTGCGGCCTTTAATAAATGGCTTCCTTCGGATGTTTCGCCCAACTGCCAAGCTTGTAAGGATTTTACCAATTGTTTTTTTTCGCTTGCAGAGATGCTTGGCTGAATTGACCAATCGATGCGCTGGTGTTTGGCATTATTGCTAAAATGTTCCATCCATTCGAGGGAAGTTTTAACAGGTAATACTGTGGAAGTCATATTTTCATTGACTGCATTTTTAAGACTACTTAATTGCGCGATTAGCTTCATGTTTTAATTTTTGGAGATTAATTGTTTTAATTTTAAATTCTGTAAAAGCCCTTCGGTGGCAATACTCAATGGAAGCACAGGTAACCATGCGATGACAGAAAAGAAACTACTGTCGAAAAAGAACCTGAACCCTCCAAAGTTGGCAAACAGCAGCAGTGATAAAGCATTATCTACAATTACAGTTATCCAATAGTTTCGGCTGATTACTGTATTGTATTGTTCATATAAGTATACTTTGGGACATAAAATAGTATACCCATAAAACACTGTCAATAGAATTGAACTGGATACGGAAAGAAGTTTATCGGTATCGGAGTAATGCGATCCCCACCCATCAGTAGTATGCCCCTGTGGGGATAACGAACCCAATGTATATAGGAAGCATCCTAAGGTGGGTAAAAATGCCAGCACTGCGATGGTGACATTTACATTTTGCAACAGTTTTGCAGTTCTTTGTTCATTGTTTTGTTGATTTGCCATTCTCTTAATTTTTAGTGAGTTGTGCTCGTTAATTTTTATGTTCATTTATTGATTTTATTTAGAAAGTACTTTGAAATTCAAAGTTTGTTGATAAAAAAATTTTAGTTCCTCTTTTTTAATAATTTTTCAAGTGCGTCCAAATGCGCTCCAAAAGCCTTTTTCCCGACTTTGGTAGCGGCATAAGAGGTATTCGGTTTTTTACCCACAAATTGCTTGCTCACTTTTACGTACTCTATTTTTTCTAAAGCTGAAATATGACTGGCCAAATTGCCATCAGTTATGTTGAGCATTTCTTTCATCTCCCCAAAATCTACCGAATCATTCACCAGCAAGATCGACATAATGCCCAGTCGAATCCGGCTTTCAAATGCTTTGTTTAAATCGTCAATGTAGTTTTTCATTTTTCGTATTTGTTGTACATCACAATCCCATAAACAATATGCAACAAACCAAAACCCACTGCCCAAAATAAAAGTCCATATCCAATAAAAAAGGAAGCAATTAGGCCCAATGCAATTTCCAAAATACCTAAATAGCGAATATCGTTCAAGGTATATTTACTTGCGTTTATCAAAGCCAGTCCATAAAAAATAAGTGTTGCCGGTGCAACCAATCCCACCAAACCATGATAAAGTAAGGCCAAACAAAATAAGCCTCCACTCCCTAAGGGTAAAAATAAATTCACTAGCATGCGCTTAGCTGTACCATCCCAAATGGATTGATTTTTTTGTTTTGCCTTTCTTCGTGTCAATAAAATTCCTGAAGTAAGAGAAGCTATCAAAACCAAAATAGCATCCATAAAAAAGAAGGTAAAAAAGTCATTATTTACACTACCATCCGTGCCCACGGCATATTCATAATAATTGCTGGAAGTGAAATGCATATCCAAATGCAAATAGGCAGCGAAAGCGCCTAGTAAGGCAAATACACCCGCAAATACTCCCGACAATCCGCTTAACGATATAAAGCGTGAAGAACGCTCCATAAGCGAACGTATCTCAGTAAGTGTTTCTAAATGCTCGTTTTGATTTTTCATTTTGTCGATATTAAAAGTACTTTGCGGTACAAAGTTAGATATTATTTTTAAACGGCAAAATATTTTTTCAAAATTTTTCGATGTGAAATGAAATTGAACGGAAAACAAAATGTGTAAGAAACTTTTTCGAATAATTGCGATCGAATAGCAATAAATGAATACATAATTCAATTCATGAAATACTAAAAACCACCTAGTTTTCAAAACAAAAGCAAGGTGGTTGTAAGCCTCCTAAATAGGAATGAATTATTTTTTAACGGCTTAAATAAATCACTTAGTTCTTTTTCAAAAACGCGAACAATTCATCTTTCAATATCACTCTTTTTTTGCGTAATTCGTTCAAGTAATCATCATTCGAAATTTCTGCGCCGCTTTCAATGCGGTGAATCGCATGGTCGTTTTCGTGATAGTCTTCAAACAATTTTCTAAAGTGGTGATCACTTATTTTTAATTCGTGAATTTTTTCTTTCCATTCCGGAAATTCATGTAGTATATCGTGCTTTTCCATATCTCTTTTTTTGCAAAATTAAGCCCTTATCAAAACCCAAAAAATGACTACAATCATTAATAAACCTAAGGTATGTAATTTTAAAAAAGGAAAAAAAAATTAAGATGTAAACAATGTGCCTTCGACACGGTTGAAAAGTCGATTTAATTTCTCTCTTAAATAAAACTATTTTCGCTCCACATTTTAGCAAGCCTTAACATCAAACATGAATAAACTAAGCAACTTACTTTTCCTGCTGTTTCCTGCGTTTAGCCTTATGGCGCAACCACAAATCCAAAATTGGGAAAATGGAAATAAAAAAAGCGAAGAGAACTTTAAAAATGGAATGCAAGAAGGCAAATCCCTTTATTGGTATCAATCCGGAAAATTAGCTAAAGAGGTAAACTACAAAGGCGGTAAAGAAGAAGGAACCCTAACGCGTTACTACGAGGATGGCAAAACCAAAGGAATAGAGAATTACACTTTCGGAAATAAAAATGGTGCTTGGACGTATTTCTATAACAATGGAACCAAAGCCCAAGAGTGTTTTTATAAATTCAATTGGCTCGATAGCACTTGCAAAAGCTGGTACGAAAACGGAAACATAAAAAGCGAGGAGTTTTATAAAAAGAAAAAGAAGGAAGGCAAATGGGTGTATTATTATGAAAGTGGAAAGAAGCAAAATGAAGGCTTTTTTAAAAATAACTTGCAACAAGATAAATACACGGCTTGGTACGAAAACGGCAATATTGAAAAAGAAGGAACTTTTGTAAACGATACCATGCATGGAAAATGGACCAAGTATTTTACAAGTGGTAAAATGAAAGAAGAGGGCAACTATACTAGGGGAAATTACAGCCTTTTGAATTATTGGGATGAAAGCGGTAAACAATGGGTGAAAGATGGGAATGGACATTATATTTTATATTTTGATAACGGCGCTAAAAAATCAGAAGGCGATTATAAAAACGGTAAGGAAGAAGGAGAATGGAAATATTATCTCCCTGACGGTAAAGTGGAATACAGCCTAAATTATGTAGCAGGTAAGAAAGATGGAAATGGAATTTATTATTTTGATAACGGAAAAATAAACAAACAAGGCAATTTTAAAAACGATCTTAAAACGGGTATTTGGCAATGGTTTCGTAAGGATGGCAGCAAAGATATGGAAGGCGCTTTACTTGCCGATAAGCAAAGCGGACATTGGACCTATTATTTTGAAAACGGGAGAAAGGAATTTGAGGGAAATTACAAGGAAGGCATGCACGACAGCATTTGGACCTATTATTATGCCACCGGAGAATTATGGAAGAATGGCCCTTTTAAAGACGATTTAAAAAATGGAACCTGGACTACTTATTTTGAAAAGGGCCAAAAGCTGCAGGAAGGAAATTACTCCAATAATAAAGAGGAGGGATTATGGACTGCTTGGTATGAAAATGGACAAAAAAAGGATGAAGGTTCTTTTAAGGTGGGTTTGATGAATGGCGCCTGGATGGGGTGGTATCCCAATGGAAAACAAAGTTATAGCGGCAGTTATTTAGATAATGGTAAAGATGGACTGTGGGCCAATTGGAGTGAAAACGGTCAAAAGGTGAAGGAAGAAACGTATTTAAAAGGAAAACTCAATGGGCCCTGCGCGCGCTGGTTCGACAATGGAACAATAAAGGAAGTTGGTGCGTATGAAAACGATCGTAAAACAGGCACTTGGTCTTTTTATTATGAGAACGGAAATAAATTTGCAGAAATAAATTTTAAAAAGGGAATTCAGGAAGGTAAAAAGACTACTTGGTACAATTACGGTGGAATTTGGCAAAAAGGTCAGTTCATAAATGACCGCATGGATGGCAAATGGCAAACATTTGATAAAAACGGGAAACTTATCTCAACCGTATATTATAAGCGGGGAAAAATTGAAAAGGAGGAATAATAATTAAGCGCCTTCTTCTTCGGGATCAGAGCGAAAGCTCAACCACATCGCAATTGCAACAACCGAAACAACTCCCAAAATCATTAAAATGGAATTCAATGTGGCGTTTCCGGTTTTTGTGATGTGTTTCAATTCCTTGAACACACTTTTCATTGTTTTATTGGTGAAAGCAGTATCCGTTTTTTGAACTTCGGTGGTAGTTGCGGCGGCACTTGAATCAGCTGCTTGAGAAAAAGCAACCGGACTAAAAGAAATTGTTAAAACAAGTAGGAGTAAGGTTATAATCGTTAGTTTACTTGTAGTTTTTGTTCGGTCGAGGTACATATTCTTGCGATAAATCATACAAAAGAGATTGGTTTGAAAATATTTTTTTCAACTTTCAATGATACAAAAATAATACAATTTTCCAAATATTAGGGAGATAAAATTAACTAACCGTTCGATGAGTGGTAAATTTTATGCTTCAATTGAAAATATTTTGTATATTTGCACCCGATTTTAAGGAGAAATTATAAAAAGAGGGGACGAGTAGTCCCCTCTTTTATTTGATAAAAATGATTCAAGACAGCCAGATTCGCGACTTAGTAAAGGAGAAAATAGAAGGTACAAACTTGTTTCTTGTGGATGTTACGGTTAAACCGGGAAACAAAATTGTGATTTTAATTGATGGAATAAACGGACTTTCTGTGGATGAGTGCGTGAAAGTGAGTCGACATGTAGAGTTTAGCCTCGACAGAGAAGCGGAAGATTTTGAATTGTTGGTTTCTTCGCCCGGAGCCGATTCGCCGTTTAAAGTGCGGGAGCAATATAAAAAGTATGAAGGCAGAATGGTGGAAGTGATTACAAATGAGGGCAAGATCTGTAATGGAAAGTTATATTCATCGGATGAAGAAGGTCTTGAAATCGAAATGATTGTCCCTGTTAAAGGTGCAAACAAAAAAGTGAAAGCAACTGAAAAACAAAAATTTAACTATAATCAAATCAAACAAACAAAAGCAACTATTTCTTTTAAATAAAAATTAAAAACAATGGAAAGTATAAATTTAATTGAGTCGTTTTCGGAGTTTAAAGAATTTAAGAACATCGATAGACCAACCATGATGAGCATTTTGGAAGATGTATTCCGTAGCGCATTAGGTAAAAAATATGGTTCAGATGAAAACTTCGATATCATTATTAATATTGATAAAGGTGACTTGGAAATTTGGCACAACCGACAAATTGTAGACGATGAATTTGCAGAAGACAGTTTTGATTTTGATGAGAATAAACACATTAGTTTAACGGATGCGCAAAAGATTGATGCGGATTTCGAAATCGGCGAAGAGATTACACAACCTGTACGATTAGAAGATTTTGGAAGAAGAGCTGTATTGGCAGTACGTCAAAATTTGGCTTCTCGTATTATGGATTTGGAGAAGGATGGAATTTTCAAAAAATACCAAGAGCGTGTGGGCGATATTATTACCGGTGAGGTGTATCAGATTTGGAAGCGCGAGATTTTAATTTTAGATGATGAAGGCAATGAATTGATTTTGCCTAAAACAGAACAAATTCCTTCCGATTTCTATAAAAAAGGAGATACCGTGCGCGCAGTTGTTTCGAAGGTAGAAATGAAAAACAACTCGCCTGTAATTGTTCTTTCCCGTGTTTCTCCTGTATTTTTGGAACGCTTGTTCGAGATGGAAGTTCCCGAAGTGTTTGACGGTTTAATCACTATTAAGAAAATTGTACGTGAACCGGGCGAAAGAGCTAAAGTTGCAGTAGAATCGTACGACGATCGTATTGATCCGGTGGGTGCTTGTGTAGGTATGAAAGGCTCACGTATTCACGGAATTGTGCGCGAGTTGAAAAACGAAAATATCGATGTAATTAATTTTACTACAAATGCTAGTTTATTTATTACACGTGCCTTAAGTCCTGCAAAAATTACTTCGGTAAAAATTGACGATGAGACAAAAAGAGCAGAAGTGTTTTTAAAACCCGATCAAGTTAGCTTAGCTATTGGAAAAGGTGGACACAACATTAAGTTGGCAGGAAAATTAACCGGTTACGAAATTGATGTTTACCGCGATAGCGACGTGGATACTGATGATGTGGATTTGGAAGAATTTGCAGATGAAATAGATGCTTGGGTGCTGGATGCATTAAAAGCAGTTGGTTGCGATACCGCAAAAAGTGTGTTGGAATTAACTACCGATGATTTGGTTAAACGCACCGATTTGGAAGAAGAAACAATTAAAGAAGTAAAAGAAATTTTACAAGCTGAGTTTGAATAAGCAATCAATTTTTTTGAAAAGATTGCATTTTTTTGATGAATTTTAAACCCTATTACAAAGCGTAAAGCAATATATGTCTGAAACCGGAGAAATAAGATTATCCAAAGCACTAAAAGAATTTAATGTTGGTATCGACCATGCCATCGCATTTTTAGCGACTAAGGGTCAAAAGATTGATAGGAACCCGAATGCAAAAATTTCCGGAGAGGCGTATGCTTTGTTGTTAAATGAGTATGCTTCTGATAAAAAGGCAAAAGATGATTCTAAAAAAATTGATGCCATTTTAAAGCCAAAAAAAGAAGTAATTGAAGAAAAACCGAAAGTTGTTGAAGCTCCGGTAATTGCCAAAAAAGTAGAACCAGCACCGGTAGAAGTTCCTAAACCAATTGTTGTTCCAAAGGAAGTGGAACCAGTGGAAGAAAAAGTTAAGGAAACTCCGAAAGCAAAAACTACTAAAAAGGCAGTTGAACCAGAACCAGAACCGGAAGTAATTCCTGCTAAAACAGAGGAAAAATTAGAAGGCCCAAAAGTGTTAGGGAAATTAGACTTGTCGACCATCAACAGCAAAACAAAGCCAGACAAGAAAACTAAAGCACAAAAGGAAAAAGAAGAAGCCGCTGCACAGGAAGAGAAAAAAGCGGCAAAAAAATCTTCAAGAAAAGCTGCAGAGGAGAAAGAAGAAGAAGAAAAGAATGCAAAAAAGAGTGCTAAGAAAACAAGCCCTGAGCCGGAAGTAGTAGCTCCTCCAACTCCCGAAGTAGTTGCACCAGCACCAGCACCAACAGCGGTTGTTGAAGAAAAGCCTGCAGTTCCTGAAATTGAACACCACAAAACAAATTACGAAAAGCTGGAAGGTCCTACCATTCTTGGTAAGATAGAACTTCCTGTGAAAGAGGACCGTAAAAAACCGGTTGCTTCTTCAAGCGGATTCGATTTAGATAAGTCAAAGAAAAAACGCAAGCGCATTCGTAAGGGAGGAACTTCTTCTACCGATAGTTTTGATCCGAATACAGGCCCTAATCGTCCTGTGTTGCCTGCTAACCCACGTCCACAGTTTGGTGGAAATACCGGAGGCGGTGGATTTAAAAAAGATAATCGCGAGCGCAGTAAACCATTTGTAAAAGCAGAACTTACTCCTGAAGAAATTCAAGCGCAGATTAAAGAAACGTTAGCTCGTTTGAGCGGAGCCGGTAAATCAAAAGCATCGAAACACCGCCGTACAAAACGTGAAGAAGGAACCGCGCAACGTCTCGAAGATATGGAGATGCAGGAGGCAGAAAAGAAAGTAATTAAGGTTACTGAATTTGTTTCGGCCAATGAATTAGCTTCCATGATGAGTGTGCCGGTGAACAACATTATTTCCACCTGCATGAGCCTTGGAATTTTTGTTTCGATTAACCAACGTTTAAATGCTGAAACAATAAACATTGTTGCCGAAGAATTTGGATATACTGTTGATTTTGTGAGTGCAGATGTGCAAGTAGCCATTGAAGACGATGTAGATAAGCCCGAAGAATTAGAATACCGTTCTCCAATTGTTACCGTGATGGGACACGTGGATCATGGTAAAACATCCTTACTGGATTATATTCGTAAAGCGAATGTAATTGCGGGTGAAGCAGGAGGTATTACCCAACACATTGGTGCATACAGCGTTCAACTCGACAATGGAAAACGCATTGCATTCTTAGATACACCGGGTCACGAAGCGTTTACCGCGATGCGTGCACGTGGAGCGCAAGTAACCGATATTGTAATTGTTGTGGTTGCTGCCGACGATAACGTGATGCCTCAAACGAAAGAAGCAATTAATCATGCGCAAGCTGCAGGCGTACCTATCATTATTGCCATCAATAAAATTGA
The sequence above is a segment of the Bacteroidota bacterium genome. Coding sequences within it:
- a CDS encoding transcriptional regulator gives rise to the protein MKNYIDDLNKAFESRIRLGIMSILLVNDSVDFGEMKEMLNITDGNLASHISALEKIEYVKVSKQFVGKKPNTSYAATKVGKKAFGAHLDALEKLLKKRN
- the infB gene encoding translation initiation factor IF-2, coding for MSETGEIRLSKALKEFNVGIDHAIAFLATKGQKIDRNPNAKISGEAYALLLNEYASDKKAKDDSKKIDAILKPKKEVIEEKPKVVEAPVIAKKVEPAPVEVPKPIVVPKEVEPVEEKVKETPKAKTTKKAVEPEPEPEVIPAKTEEKLEGPKVLGKLDLSTINSKTKPDKKTKAQKEKEEAAAQEEKKAAKKSSRKAAEEKEEEEKNAKKSAKKTSPEPEVVAPPTPEVVAPAPAPTAVVEEKPAVPEIEHHKTNYEKLEGPTILGKIELPVKEDRKKPVASSSGFDLDKSKKKRKRIRKGGTSSTDSFDPNTGPNRPVLPANPRPQFGGNTGGGGFKKDNRERSKPFVKAELTPEEIQAQIKETLARLSGAGKSKASKHRRTKREEGTAQRLEDMEMQEAEKKVIKVTEFVSANELASMMSVPVNNIISTCMSLGIFVSINQRLNAETINIVAEEFGYTVDFVSADVQVAIEDDVDKPEELEYRSPIVTVMGHVDHGKTSLLDYIRKANVIAGEAGGITQHIGAYSVQLDNGKRIAFLDTPGHEAFTAMRARGAQVTDIVIVVVAADDNVMPQTKEAINHAQAAGVPIIIAINKIDKPGANPDKIREELSQMNILVEEWGGKYQCQEISAKKGTNIDLLLEKVLLEAEILDLKANPNKNAVGAVIESSLDKGRGYITTVLVQSGKIKVGDIVLAGCYSGRVKALFNERGVNVKDAGPSTPALLLGLSGAPTAGDKFKVMDDEREAREIATKRLQLQREQGYRTQKHITLDEIGRRLAIGDFKELNVIVKGDVDGSIEALTDSLLKLSTDKIQVNVIHKSVGQVTESDVLLASASNAIIVGFQVRPSGNARKLAEQEQIDIRLYSIIYDAINEIKSAMQGMLAPEFEEKIVCNIEIREVFNITKVGTIAGCMVLDGKVTRNTKVRIIRDGIVIHTGELGSLKRFKDDVKEVTTGYECGLNINNFNDIQPKDIIEGYEMVELKVKL
- a CDS encoding DUF465 domain-containing protein, encoding MEKHDILHEFPEWKEKIHELKISDHHFRKLFEDYHENDHAIHRIESGAEISNDDYLNELRKKRVILKDELFAFLKKN
- a CDS encoding toxin-antitoxin system YwqK family antitoxin → MNKLSNLLFLLFPAFSLMAQPQIQNWENGNKKSEENFKNGMQEGKSLYWYQSGKLAKEVNYKGGKEEGTLTRYYEDGKTKGIENYTFGNKNGAWTYFYNNGTKAQECFYKFNWLDSTCKSWYENGNIKSEEFYKKKKKEGKWVYYYESGKKQNEGFFKNNLQQDKYTAWYENGNIEKEGTFVNDTMHGKWTKYFTSGKMKEEGNYTRGNYSLLNYWDESGKQWVKDGNGHYILYFDNGAKKSEGDYKNGKEEGEWKYYLPDGKVEYSLNYVAGKKDGNGIYYFDNGKINKQGNFKNDLKTGIWQWFRKDGSKDMEGALLADKQSGHWTYYFENGRKEFEGNYKEGMHDSIWTYYYATGELWKNGPFKDDLKNGTWTTYFEKGQKLQEGNYSNNKEEGLWTAWYENGQKKDEGSFKVGLMNGAWMGWYPNGKQSYSGSYLDNGKDGLWANWSENGQKVKEETYLKGKLNGPCARWFDNGTIKEVGAYENDRKTGTWSFYYENGNKFAEINFKKGIQEGKKTTWYNYGGIWQKGQFINDRMDGKWQTFDKNGKLISTVYYKRGKIEKEE
- a CDS encoding ferritin-like domain-containing protein, whose protein sequence is MTSTVLPVKTSLEWMEHFSNNAKHQRIDWSIQPSISASEKKQLVKSLQAWQLGETSEGSHLLKAATAYSKRIQDPYYPEAVKLFIKEEQKHGNNLGTYLDLIAVPRLKKNWGDTLFRKVRYFNSSMELWTVAVIIVESCAQLFYKSVKDGTQCELLKSICTDILQDEAPHVVFQAERLMLIFHGKNRFEKFICKYFYFLSFYTIILTVWLGHHHAFQAGGNDFKSYWRRMNYKFKKIITRLN
- the nusA gene encoding transcription termination/antitermination protein NusA, whose amino-acid sequence is MESINLIESFSEFKEFKNIDRPTMMSILEDVFRSALGKKYGSDENFDIIINIDKGDLEIWHNRQIVDDEFAEDSFDFDENKHISLTDAQKIDADFEIGEEITQPVRLEDFGRRAVLAVRQNLASRIMDLEKDGIFKKYQERVGDIITGEVYQIWKREILILDDEGNELILPKTEQIPSDFYKKGDTVRAVVSKVEMKNNSPVIVLSRVSPVFLERLFEMEVPEVFDGLITIKKIVREPGERAKVAVESYDDRIDPVGACVGMKGSRIHGIVRELKNENIDVINFTTNASLFITRALSPAKITSVKIDDETKRAEVFLKPDQVSLAIGKGGHNIKLAGKLTGYEIDVYRDSDVDTDDVDLEEFADEIDAWVLDALKAVGCDTAKSVLELTTDDLVKRTDLEEETIKEVKEILQAEFE
- the rimP gene encoding ribosome assembly cofactor RimP, whose translation is MIQDSQIRDLVKEKIEGTNLFLVDVTVKPGNKIVILIDGINGLSVDECVKVSRHVEFSLDREAEDFELLVSSPGADSPFKVREQYKKYEGRMVEVITNEGKICNGKLYSSDEEGLEIEMIVPVKGANKKVKATEKQKFNYNQIKQTKATISFK